The Nitrospirota bacterium genome has a window encoding:
- a CDS encoding CxxxxCH/CxxCH domain-containing protein, whose product MKIIKVREINMRGTKDKKTGGMNLKKPKISLVLIFTIILSIFTGLFSPMGAHAAPTADGRVVYSNTTTTPQSRSYAVSSNTFATAAAMQTGVAQTFMVDRAAPARNEHIAGYVTATGVLYIQRWNGTAWSAEWNVTVGGNGIDGRRFDIAYEKTTGNAMVVYSTNATGAAGNEMAYRIWNGTSWTAAVNINSARFAQAATVTWIKMKSNPLSGSNEIAMTAADSGTTTANTSVLTSFIWNGSAWTEPTAAHTTATTVYLPNTTGQLVQNDCFDLAYESLTGDLIVVFTTATPQQWYITKTAAGTWGTAVSYATARAVPLQMVAESDPQSNQILVMFNRSASTSVYGNVWTGTAVGTTTTISNANGATTAIEKKSIAAKWLVVGGTSYAIPMWATSTAGTIGYAQFNGSTTTWTSGASGFTYVTGTGTAQQWMDVDRDPQSSDTMMLTFSDSANDLFAKRLVMTGSAAFTWTNADGGATLNAALASITSQNFSFAYNKISGDSVNVADGTDPANANAGRGSADNVADSFTMVSTNVQDGAASVTGVTASLTNSADVSGIRLYNDNGTVGTYEAGTDTLLSTGTPGASVSFTGFTENLTTSASNYLILVDIASGATLTNTIDTSVTAVTVTSPDLQGTISDASNPTRLTVVDLPHENASTALNSAIAASPILEGTTGVLMQRFQVSSVTSGAGAQDNQLELNSLGIDDLGTATGTRTAKAYIDTTSSATLPGTAVLIGTLSSWTGAPTTITLNQGTAGDRTVTNATPRYIYIVYDLPAGATQTVQSSITSVGAVSPDAGQTGLTLNSNAITLSADPSSITSCAGCHGYGATLTDGTARNVPDGKFPGSHNKHVNTYSKACSVCHTAPATETSADFNHRNGTIQMANPINGNSGAAYTKGASWTQVNPPTAFTGCTNTYCHSSGAGVASGTIPSNTSITWGTTATCGSCHGDANGRPNYANNGGTPPKKNSHFGTTHAAQTCDKCHYSTTTTGNTITSATLHTNGAYNVNAGTSVTFTYSYNAGGGSCATVSCHGDAQWGVTQFDCVTCHSSAMGPRRIIAGASGEFALAYGHKKTGQGAVTKYDCIVCHMEGDKSTGSPNGTYHANGTIELRDPDTGTQIMGVTFGGTGAGGYTSTGTPVSFTDFSRDLSVKFTSDTAYSTTAAIMINHCLKCHDANGAASAEAQVPTTGTALKPFGTTVASTATYYLNNIAAANTAGSVVDVNTSFASANASYHPVRAKQNNSYTSLNTAERMKAPWTGVSKTAGTPSYGSLMSCWDCHAPAGTLSTVTLSSTVTAHGAASTIRRDSWTAATAATPNLCTVCHIDSYGVTNGTANHAAGSAFATGGDGTRYNISICMNCHSSFNNSRPWRGVDVHGFNLWAELRPTDVTTPANSARSLNSASGHKPYSFIRTDNLSSINPNTTTVDDGATWVAVGNRPGCVRGTSLCGNSHGTITPGGAY is encoded by the coding sequence ATGAAAATTATAAAAGTGAGGGAGATCAACATGAGAGGGACAAAAGATAAAAAGACCGGAGGCATGAACTTGAAGAAGCCCAAGATCAGTCTCGTGCTGATCTTCACTATAATATTAAGCATCTTTACCGGATTGTTCAGCCCTATGGGGGCGCATGCAGCTCCGACTGCGGATGGACGTGTAGTATATAGTAATACTACAACAACACCTCAGAGCAGAAGCTACGCAGTATCAAGCAATACATTTGCTACTGCCGCTGCGATGCAGACTGGTGTTGCGCAGACCTTTATGGTTGATCGCGCTGCACCTGCCAGAAATGAGCACATTGCCGGTTATGTTACCGCTACCGGTGTCCTGTATATTCAAAGATGGAATGGAACGGCATGGTCGGCTGAATGGAATGTCACTGTCGGCGGCAACGGCATTGACGGCAGAAGGTTCGACATCGCATATGAAAAAACAACCGGAAACGCGATGGTCGTATATTCAACGAATGCAACCGGTGCGGCAGGAAATGAGATGGCGTATCGTATATGGAATGGAACTTCATGGACAGCCGCAGTCAATATAAATTCAGCAAGATTCGCACAGGCTGCGACTGTAACATGGATAAAGATGAAATCAAATCCATTGTCAGGTTCAAATGAAATTGCCATGACAGCGGCTGACAGTGGAACGACTACTGCTAACACCTCTGTGCTGACATCTTTTATATGGAACGGTTCTGCATGGACAGAGCCAACTGCCGCACATACTACAGCCACAACCGTTTATCTGCCTAATACAACAGGCCAGCTCGTACAGAATGACTGTTTTGATCTGGCATACGAGAGTTTAACAGGCGATCTCATAGTCGTCTTTACGACAGCTACACCACAGCAGTGGTATATCACAAAAACTGCTGCAGGCACATGGGGAACAGCCGTAAGTTATGCCACGGCCAGAGCAGTGCCGCTTCAGATGGTTGCGGAGTCGGATCCTCAAAGTAATCAAATTCTTGTCATGTTCAATAGAAGTGCCAGTACAAGCGTTTACGGCAACGTTTGGACAGGCACAGCTGTTGGAACTACGACTACTATAAGTAACGCCAATGGCGCAACAACAGCTATAGAAAAGAAGAGTATCGCCGCCAAGTGGCTTGTAGTTGGCGGGACTTCATATGCGATACCCATGTGGGCAACTTCTACCGCCGGCACGATAGGTTACGCACAGTTTAACGGATCAACTACGACATGGACCTCAGGCGCAAGCGGTTTTACTTATGTTACCGGTACAGGCACTGCGCAACAATGGATGGATGTTGACAGAGACCCGCAAAGCTCTGATACAATGATGCTGACTTTTTCGGACTCGGCAAATGATCTTTTTGCAAAGCGTCTTGTTATGACCGGTTCTGCTGCCTTCACCTGGACTAACGCAGACGGCGGCGCAACGCTCAATGCTGCCCTTGCCAGTATCACCTCTCAGAACTTCAGCTTTGCGTATAATAAGATTTCCGGTGATTCAGTCAATGTCGCAGACGGCACAGACCCGGCAAACGCTAACGCAGGACGCGGCAGCGCTGACAATGTCGCTGACAGCTTCACAATGGTCTCGACCAATGTGCAGGATGGCGCTGCATCTGTTACCGGAGTCACGGCAAGTTTAACTAACAGCGCAGACGTTTCGGGCATCAGGCTTTATAATGATAACGGGACTGTCGGTACATATGAGGCAGGGACGGATACGCTGCTCTCGACCGGGACGCCAGGAGCATCGGTGAGCTTTACCGGCTTTACTGAAAACCTTACGACATCAGCGTCAAACTACCTGATCCTGGTTGACATCGCAAGCGGCGCTACACTGACGAATACTATTGACACTTCAGTAACCGCTGTTACTGTTACATCACCTGATTTGCAGGGTACTATATCTGACGCATCCAATCCGACGCGTCTTACTGTCGTGGATTTGCCGCATGAGAATGCATCCACCGCATTAAATTCCGCAATAGCAGCGAGCCCTATTTTAGAAGGCACTACAGGCGTTCTGATGCAGCGTTTTCAGGTGTCGAGCGTAACCAGCGGCGCAGGCGCACAGGATAATCAACTCGAGCTGAACTCTCTCGGTATTGACGACCTCGGCACTGCAACCGGAACCCGGACCGCAAAGGCATATATTGATACAACAAGCTCTGCTACGCTTCCCGGAACTGCGGTGCTCATTGGAACTCTTTCTTCATGGACAGGAGCTCCAACTACAATAACCTTGAATCAGGGAACCGCAGGTGACAGAACAGTAACTAACGCTACGCCAAGATACATATATATTGTTTATGATCTGCCTGCGGGAGCGACACAGACCGTTCAATCAAGTATTACATCTGTCGGTGCGGTATCACCTGACGCAGGCCAGACAGGGCTTACATTGAATTCAAATGCAATAACGCTCAGCGCAGACCCGTCAAGTATCACATCATGCGCCGGCTGTCATGGATATGGAGCTACGCTTACAGATGGAACAGCGCGTAATGTCCCGGATGGTAAGTTCCCCGGCTCACATAATAAACATGTGAATACCTACAGCAAGGCATGTTCCGTATGTCATACTGCGCCTGCAACTGAGACAAGTGCGGATTTCAATCACCGTAATGGCACAATTCAGATGGCAAACCCTATCAACGGCAACTCAGGGGCTGCATATACTAAAGGTGCAAGCTGGACGCAGGTAAACCCTCCTACTGCATTTACAGGATGCACTAACACTTACTGCCATAGCAGCGGAGCAGGAGTTGCTTCAGGCACGATCCCGTCTAACACTTCTATAACATGGGGCACAACAGCTACATGCGGCAGCTGCCACGGTGATGCAAACGGGCGGCCTAATTATGCCAATAACGGCGGAACGCCTCCAAAGAAGAACAGCCATTTCGGCACTACTCATGCAGCTCAAACATGTGATAAATGCCATTATTCAACTACCACTACAGGCAATACGATCACTTCAGCGACGTTGCATACAAATGGCGCATATAATGTAAATGCCGGAACCAGTGTTACATTCACTTATTCTTATAATGCAGGCGGTGGTTCATGCGCTACTGTCTCATGTCACGGCGATGCGCAGTGGGGTGTCACACAATTTGACTGTGTCACTTGTCATTCAAGTGCAATGGGGCCGCGTCGTATTATAGCCGGGGCAAGCGGTGAGTTTGCGCTGGCATACGGGCACAAGAAGACAGGCCAGGGCGCTGTTACAAAATATGACTGTATCGTCTGCCACATGGAAGGTGACAAATCTACCGGTTCACCTAACGGGACATATCATGCAAACGGAACTATAGAACTTCGTGACCCTGATACAGGGACACAGATCATGGGTGTTACATTTGGAGGCACTGGAGCAGGAGGATATACAAGCACAGGTACGCCTGTTTCGTTTACTGATTTTAGCCGTGATCTCAGTGTAAAGTTTACATCGGATACTGCCTACAGCACTACTGCTGCAATTATGATAAACCATTGCCTGAAATGTCATGATGCAAATGGCGCTGCAAGCGCTGAAGCGCAGGTGCCGACTACTGGCACAGCTCTTAAGCCCTTTGGGACCACAGTCGCAAGTACTGCTACTTATTATTTGAATAATATTGCAGCGGCTAATACTGCAGGTTCAGTCGTGGATGTGAATACATCTTTTGCTTCTGCTAACGCATCATACCACCCGGTCAGAGCGAAGCAGAATAACAGCTATACTTCATTAAATACTGCTGAAAGGATGAAGGCTCCATGGACAGGTGTGTCGAAGACTGCCGGTACACCAAGTTACGGGAGTCTGATGTCATGCTGGGACTGCCATGCGCCTGCCGGCACATTAAGCACAGTTACATTAAGCAGTACTGTTACTGCGCACGGCGCTGCCTCAACAATACGCAGAGATTCATGGACTGCTGCTACTGCTGCAACTCCGAACCTTTGCACCGTATGTCATATTGATTCTTATGGCGTTACGAACGGCACAGCTAATCATGCCGCAGGCTCGGCATTTGCAACAGGCGGTGACGGAACCAGGTATAACATCTCTATCTGTATGAACTGCCATTCAAGTTTTAACAACAGCAGGCCATGGAGAGGGGTTGATGTGCACGGCTTTAATCTCTGGGCTGAGCTTCGTCCTACGGATGTGACAACGCCGGCTAACAGTGCGAGGTCTTTAAACTCGGCATCCGGGCATAAGCCGTACTCGTTTATTCGTACTGATAACTTGTCGAGTATTAACCCGAATACTACAACTGTTGATGATGGCGCAACATGGGTTGCTGTCGGCAACAGGCCTGGCTGTGTGCGTGGAACCAGCTTATGCGGTAATTCACATGGAACGATCACTCCTGGCGGTGCGTATTAA
- a CDS encoding CxxxxCH/CxxCH domain-containing protein, whose translation MGRIISNKVSSMNWMAKISLVLVFTMFIVFGVKFAYEAYAAGATGKHYVISADSGTTGNVSQYNVTVGTQFKIRLKVLDQATGAGITGLTNTAITLTSARVKLNGTVCTMTAGTDFTNGTFAAVGGGVYDWPITINTGGTCTKAAGDIADFTFRVVNAAAGTVDAQRVQATQYVKISTAGVAGDRRYVEIQPSTYGDITNAAAFNYPFDFRFIDATGVNFNPGTITWALTRYRDNAGTTPAGTWGVTCGAYGATTPGAYRCSLNVTGTTLTTNNRYYVYFSATNGNYISYQGFGLTAVAAQNNTPLTNPQFTSPSLFAVVDSTPPIVGTVNVTPISTTYTTSAPVITASLSDAESTVTGCEYTTNGGTWVAGVLTGSASPWTCTASPTGLTGSLTINIRGTSTGGVGTGTAVPLTVDVTAPTTTDDIVSTAWLLTEKTVTLTPNDGSGSGVTAATGIYGCFGVGCTPVVLGGNTMTSNCGVDNECVYDVRYYSKDNLNWTEATKTSVYQVWIDRKAPVGLAATTPADGAFDLPTSTTVNSTIATDAGSGFVDYYFEVDTDVGFSAPQTGGWQAGTSYAPTLAAGPTYFWRVKAKDTLGNIPAWTTPQSFSTLAACVRNDPTLTLETDTGAIQGFITTNGGTKDYILTVINNDYGGCGNTTFDLTVSDTDGGNNFEAPILSSLTATLAPGAQTTRIVTVTATAGKTTGQSLTNATYEGTDPNHLNVVNSNNVTTFINVVDCNANIPYLIIGPDSGNVAIGGNIEYTVTVQNTDTGSGCTSVIYNINIDSESNAPSTHFDASTLSLPSKTLNPGQKGSVTLTVTSKIGAVLDQINITTIGVTATGHTSPAAATATTTVGNRIIHNSVNTGSTRWSSSGGWGVPGGRYGEFDCMTCHTTSDATNIKKIRSSIVTPNPASGTLPGDSQPVVFTQISSSTGASGVFGDDSDTSPSGRTSSNRICEVCHTYDAAKVNGVNVHAYDQATYSGNNHQTANATDCIACHKHKVGFMPPDCGSCHGNPPGAGAPAGPLASSPFTTGSVTVGAHNTHYTTLGYTCNYCHNNQAMPQASLVYASQGDISISFSAFGSTSGTYSGQIGVSYNNVAGAGGLNCSSVYCHGATLDGTSTTAQWNGTVACGNCHKATAANPPTLGNHARHAGSSQVNLVCSDCHGANGAGGVGHVSGTVQWSLNTSNAQFGSNAKYNSAASGMINNLAPSSSYQTCTTLYCHSNVQGASGVGVPSSYKSPLWGAGTLGCAGCHVDMTTASGTSSHIKHANSGAGNYNLTCSNCHTGYTASATNSTLHANNTVNVTLASGTYSGGTTPGDHAPGGGYGSCSTNNCHSDGMATPSAYTNPAWGGAAACGTCHGVAAATPPASTPHTKHVGTAANYKYACYKCHANVAVAADSTASATLNGTYTTTHVNGTRNVDFDASSVGGSWAGSQCSNTYCHSQGTTFTVASATHAAIFWSGSKTCADCHTGGTSTGPSYTNNSPKANTHAQHVTTSGYVCVDCHSGTVTGSNTISDTSKHLNKAYDVAGASVTAYTYVSDGGTCTTKCHGSKTVKWGTQTTDATCVKCHGVVGTTSVQYASMTATAAPGFNGTGLDTNGDSLATDSQVGAHNAHLNSVSNYSSDIACNECHAVPASANASGHIDTALPAELTFGTLATTNVGSTTAPNYASPSCTNTYCHYGKSWGGYSPTTANAAVSWTNTAYLSGTPSLAGDCNMCHASPPSSHAGGMVIADCIGCHTHLNNDGTFLDPSLHINGAVNAAGGGCGGCHDYDNAGSVYASGVWTGGTWGKLPHRDDPTNQGWGAHAKHINHIKTRLAITYVLSTSNQTFGVGEPANVCGTCHTNTVGNHTTGGSTVRSINFGDGTYKYGGAAGFSFVLSGTNPTYNGVSATSSAVNPKTCSSVSCHFSTTPVWEAF comes from the coding sequence ATGGGAAGGATAATATCAAATAAGGTCAGTAGCATGAACTGGATGGCAAAGATCAGTCTCGTGCTGGTCTTCACTATGTTTATAGTATTCGGAGTAAAATTTGCGTATGAAGCATATGCTGCCGGCGCCACCGGTAAACACTATGTGATTTCAGCTGACAGCGGAACAACCGGTAATGTATCTCAATATAATGTTACTGTCGGCACTCAGTTTAAGATTCGTCTGAAGGTTTTAGATCAGGCAACCGGCGCAGGCATAACCGGGCTAACTAATACTGCTATAACATTAACATCTGCCCGAGTGAAACTGAATGGAACCGTGTGCACGATGACCGCTGGAACTGACTTTACGAACGGCACTTTTGCTGCTGTGGGTGGCGGTGTATATGACTGGCCTATTACGATTAACACCGGCGGAACCTGCACAAAGGCAGCCGGAGATATAGCGGATTTTACGTTCCGTGTTGTCAATGCAGCGGCAGGTACAGTTGATGCTCAACGAGTCCAGGCAACACAATATGTGAAAATAAGCACTGCCGGAGTTGCAGGGGATCGTCGTTATGTTGAGATACAGCCAAGCACATACGGCGATATAACAAATGCTGCAGCCTTTAATTATCCATTTGATTTCAGATTCATAGACGCAACCGGCGTGAATTTTAACCCCGGAACCATTACGTGGGCATTAACCAGATATCGTGATAATGCTGGAACCACGCCTGCAGGTACTTGGGGGGTTACGTGTGGAGCATATGGCGCGACTACACCAGGTGCTTACCGTTGTAGTCTGAATGTCACCGGGACAACGCTTACTACAAATAATCGCTACTATGTATATTTTTCAGCTACTAATGGTAACTATATCTCATATCAGGGATTCGGTCTTACAGCGGTTGCAGCGCAAAACAATACGCCGCTGACAAATCCGCAGTTTACCAGTCCGTCTCTCTTCGCTGTTGTTGATTCAACACCGCCTATAGTTGGCACCGTAAATGTGACTCCGATCAGCACTACATATACAACAAGCGCGCCTGTGATCACGGCATCACTTTCAGATGCTGAATCTACGGTGACCGGGTGTGAATATACAACTAACGGTGGAACATGGGTAGCAGGTGTTCTCACTGGTTCGGCTTCACCCTGGACATGTACAGCAAGCCCGACAGGCCTTACAGGTTCTCTTACAATTAATATTCGGGGAACATCCACAGGTGGAGTTGGTACCGGTACGGCAGTTCCGCTGACAGTGGATGTTACGGCTCCAACTACAACTGATGATATTGTATCAACCGCTTGGCTGTTAACAGAAAAGACCGTAACGCTTACACCGAATGACGGTTCAGGTTCAGGTGTTACAGCGGCAACCGGCATATATGGCTGTTTCGGTGTAGGTTGTACGCCGGTAGTTCTCGGCGGGAACACCATGACGTCTAACTGCGGAGTAGATAATGAATGTGTCTATGACGTCAGATATTATTCTAAAGATAATCTCAATTGGACTGAAGCGACAAAGACGTCTGTTTACCAGGTTTGGATTGACAGAAAGGCGCCTGTAGGACTTGCCGCAACAACTCCTGCTGACGGGGCATTTGATCTGCCGACCAGCACTACAGTGAATTCTACAATTGCAACTGATGCGGGAAGCGGTTTTGTTGACTACTATTTTGAGGTTGATACAGATGTTGGCTTTTCTGCTCCGCAGACAGGCGGGTGGCAGGCAGGCACAAGCTATGCGCCAACACTTGCTGCCGGCCCTACATATTTCTGGCGTGTAAAGGCAAAGGATACCCTTGGAAATATACCTGCCTGGACAACGCCGCAAAGCTTTTCAACTCTTGCTGCTTGTGTCCGGAATGATCCGACTTTAACGCTGGAGACTGATACAGGCGCTATTCAAGGGTTTATCACTACAAATGGCGGCACAAAAGATTACATACTTACTGTGATCAATAATGATTACGGAGGATGTGGAAATACAACATTTGATCTTACGGTGTCTGATACTGACGGTGGAAATAACTTTGAGGCTCCCATATTGAGCTCATTAACTGCGACGCTTGCTCCGGGAGCTCAAACTACCAGAATCGTAACAGTGACAGCTACAGCCGGCAAGACGACAGGGCAGAGCCTGACAAATGCAACCTATGAGGGTACCGATCCAAATCATCTGAATGTGGTTAATTCCAATAATGTTACGACCTTCATAAATGTGGTTGATTGCAATGCAAACATACCATATCTTATCATCGGGCCTGACTCAGGTAATGTTGCTATCGGCGGTAACATTGAATATACTGTAACGGTGCAGAATACAGACACCGGATCAGGGTGTACATCAGTTATCTATAATATCAATATTGACAGTGAATCAAATGCCCCATCAACTCATTTTGATGCTTCAACGCTCAGCCTTCCGAGCAAGACGCTTAATCCGGGGCAGAAAGGCAGTGTTACACTTACAGTGACTTCAAAGATTGGAGCTGTACTTGATCAAATCAATATCACGACTATCGGAGTAACAGCAACCGGCCATACATCTCCTGCCGCTGCAACGGCAACAACAACAGTTGGCAACAGGATCATTCATAACTCGGTAAACACCGGCTCAACGAGGTGGTCATCATCGGGAGGATGGGGTGTTCCGGGCGGCAGATACGGCGAATTTGACTGCATGACATGTCATACTACATCTGACGCAACTAACATAAAGAAGATCAGGAGTTCTATTGTAACGCCTAATCCGGCATCGGGAACATTGCCAGGCGACAGCCAGCCTGTTGTCTTTACACAGATCAGCAGCAGCACAGGAGCCTCCGGAGTTTTTGGTGATGATTCTGATACCAGTCCAAGCGGAAGGACGAGTTCTAACCGTATTTGCGAGGTGTGCCATACATATGATGCAGCGAAAGTAAATGGTGTTAATGTTCATGCTTATGATCAAGCGACATATTCCGGCAATAATCATCAGACTGCGAATGCGACTGATTGCATAGCCTGCCATAAGCATAAAGTTGGATTCATGCCTCCTGACTGCGGAAGTTGTCACGGTAATCCTCCGGGAGCAGGCGCGCCTGCCGGCCCGCTTGCCAGCAGCCCGTTTACAACAGGTTCTGTAACTGTAGGAGCGCATAATACTCATTACACAACACTTGGATATACATGTAATTACTGTCATAATAATCAAGCGATGCCTCAGGCAAGTCTTGTTTATGCAAGTCAGGGTGATATAAGTATCAGCTTTAGCGCATTCGGCTCAACATCCGGCACTTACAGCGGCCAGATAGGCGTAAGTTATAATAATGTCGCAGGCGCAGGAGGGCTCAATTGTTCATCTGTTTATTGTCATGGAGCAACACTTGACGGTACCTCAACCACTGCTCAGTGGAACGGGACGGTCGCATGCGGCAATTGCCATAAGGCAACAGCAGCCAATCCTCCGACCCTTGGCAATCATGCCCGTCATGCCGGCAGCAGTCAGGTGAACCTTGTCTGTTCGGATTGTCATGGCGCAAACGGCGCAGGCGGAGTAGGACATGTAAGCGGAACGGTTCAGTGGAGCCTGAACACTTCAAACGCGCAGTTCGGATCAAATGCAAAATATAACTCAGCGGCATCAGGCATGATAAACAACCTGGCCCCGAGTTCATCATATCAGACATGTACTACACTTTATTGCCACAGTAATGTACAGGGCGCAAGCGGTGTTGGTGTTCCTTCATCATATAAATCGCCTTTATGGGGCGCCGGAACGTTGGGCTGCGCAGGCTGTCATGTTGATATGACAACCGCATCAGGAACATCAAGCCATATAAAACATGCAAACAGCGGGGCAGGAAACTATAATCTGACCTGTTCTAATTGCCACACCGGCTACACTGCCAGTGCGACAAATTCAACCTTACATGCTAACAACACTGTAAATGTCACTTTAGCTTCAGGCACATATTCCGGAGGCACTACGCCTGGTGATCATGCGCCGGGCGGAGGGTACGGAAGCTGTTCTACAAACAACTGCCACAGCGACGGCATGGCAACGCCATCTGCTTATACAAATCCCGCATGGGGAGGCGCCGCAGCCTGCGGCACCTGTCATGGAGTTGCGGCGGCAACACCGCCTGCTTCTACGCCGCATACGAAGCATGTCGGCACAGCAGCCAATTATAAGTACGCATGTTACAAGTGTCATGCAAACGTGGCAGTAGCAGCTGATTCAACCGCATCTGCTACTCTGAACGGCACATATACAACAACACATGTGAACGGCACAAGGAATGTTGACTTTGACGCTTCTTCAGTCGGCGGCTCATGGGCAGGCTCACAGTGTTCTAACACTTATTGCCATAGCCAGGGCACAACATTTACTGTTGCTTCAGCGACGCATGCCGCAATATTCTGGAGCGGCAGCAAGACCTGTGCGGATTGTCATACAGGCGGCACATCAACAGGGCCGAGCTATACAAACAATTCACCTAAGGCCAATACGCACGCACAGCATGTGACAACATCAGGCTATGTATGTGTTGACTGCCACAGCGGCACGGTCACCGGCTCAAATACTATCTCCGATACTTCAAAGCATCTTAACAAGGCTTATGATGTTGCCGGTGCAAGCGTAACTGCTTATACATATGTTTCTGACGGCGGTACATGTACGACAAAATGTCATGGTTCAAAGACCGTGAAGTGGGGCACACAGACAACTGACGCTACATGCGTGAAGTGTCACGGTGTAGTCGGCACGACCTCAGTCCAATATGCTTCAATGACCGCTACAGCAGCGCCTGGATTTAATGGCACAGGACTTGACACCAATGGCGACTCTCTTGCGACTGACAGCCAGGTTGGAGCCCATAATGCGCATCTTAACTCAGTAAGCAATTACAGCAGTGATATAGCTTGTAATGAGTGCCACGCTGTTCCTGCATCGGCTAACGCATCAGGACATATTGACACTGCGCTTCCTGCTGAATTGACCTTCGGCACTCTGGCAACGACAAATGTTGGTTCAACCACAGCTCCGAACTATGCAAGTCCGAGCTGTACAAATACATATTGCCATTATGGTAAATCATGGGGCGGCTACAGTCCTACTACTGCCAACGCGGCAGTCTCATGGACAAATACAGCCTATCTCAGCGGCACGCCAAGCCTTGCCGGTGACTGTAATATGTGTCATGCGTCACCTCCATCGAGCCATGCAGGCGGTATGGTGATCGCTGATTGTATCGGCTGTCATACACATTTGAATAATGACGGAACATTCCTGGATCCTTCTCTGCATATCAATGGTGCAGTTAATGCTGCAGGCGGCGGATGCGGCGGATGCCATGATTATGATAATGCTGGATCAGTTTATGCGAGCGGTGTCTGGACAGGCGGCACCTGGGGCAAGCTTCCGCATAGGGATGACCCGACCAATCAAGGATGGGGAGCGCACGCTAAGCATATAAATCACATTAAGACAAGGCTTGCTATTACATATGTTCTTTCCACATCAAACCAGACCTTTGGTGTTGGTGAGCCTGCAAATGTTTGCGGAACCTGTCATACTAACACGGTCGGCAACCATACAACAGGCGGCAGCACAGTCCGCTCGATCAACTTTGGCGACGGGACGTATAAGTACGGCGGAGCCGCAGGCTTCAGCTTTGTCTTAAGCGGAACCAACCCGACTTATAACGGTGTAAGCGCTACGTCTTCAGCGGTGAATCCGAAGACTTGCTCGAGCGTAAGCTGTCATTTCAGCACAACCCCGGTATGGGAAGCATTTTAG